A stretch of the Cyprinus carpio isolate SPL01 chromosome B4, ASM1834038v1, whole genome shotgun sequence genome encodes the following:
- the spx gene encoding spexin prohormone 1 → MKDLRTLAAYALALLLLATFVSHSWSAPMGSFQRRNWTPQAMLYLKGTQGRRFVSEDRNEGDLYDTIRLESRSQNTENLSISKAAAFLLNVLQQARDEGEPY, encoded by the exons ATGAAA GATTTAAGGACTCTTGCAGCTTACGCACTTGCGCTGTTACTTCTGGCAACATTTGTGTCCCATTCCTGGAGTGCACCCATg ggcAGTTTTCAGCGTCGGAATTGGACGCCCCAAGCCATGTTATACCTGAAGGGCACAC AGGGACGGCGCTTTGTGTCAGAAGACCGAAATGAAGGGGACTTGTATGACACAATACGCTTGg AGTCACGCAGCCAAAACACAGAAAACCTGAGCATCTCTAAAGCGGCTGCATTTCTCTTAAATGTTCTCCAGCAAGCCAGAGACGAGGGTGAGCCTTACTGA